The genomic segment AAGGTCAGTGACGGTCGCCTGCAATGGGATCGTGGCGCGGAAGGTCGACACCTGACCCTGATAACGGGCCATGACCGCCACTTCGCCGGAAAGCTCATGCGCGGTGACGAGTCCGGTGGCCGTGCTTTCGGCCAGTTCCAGATCGTTCGGCTCGAAGATCGTCATACGGGTGACATCTTCGCGTGTGCCGTCGCTGTACGTCGCATACACGGCAATCTGCTGGCTCTCGTGCGGATGCAACAAGCCATCGGGAGGAATGCACTCGATGCGCGCGACGACCGGGGTCTCGTCATCGCTGCGCGGGCAGCCTTGTTCGATCCACCGCCGCAGCGTGCGGTACTCCTGGCTGTCCTTGTCCATCCGTTTCCCGCCGCCGTGGGCCACATCCCCCACAGGCTTGGTGAGTAACAGGCTTTTCTCGGGAGCAGCAGGAAAGATGCGCCGTCCGCGACCTTCCTTCACCAGGTACTCGTAATCGTCTTCGGGATAAAAACCGAGCAGGGAGAGCTTGAAGCCGTTCTGCCCGCTCGACTTGCCATGACAGCCGCCGCCGTTGCAGCCGAGCTTGGTGAACAGTGGGATAATCTGGTTCTGAAAATCAACCGGTCGGGTCGCGGCGAAATCTTCAACAGTGATCTCGACCGTCGCGGTTTGTTCCCCTGAACTCGCCGTGATGGTGACCTGACCATCGGCGAGAGGAGTGACCAGCCCGCTGTCATCAACATGCACGATGCCGATGGGAGCTGCGGAGTATTGGGCAGACCTGGTCAAATCCAGTGCATGGCTTGCCTGGTCGACGCCGGTGATCAGCAATTGCAGCCGAGAATCGGGGCCGGCGATTTTCAGGCCTGACGAGACCGCGGGTCCAATCGACAATTTGGCAATCGCAGGCGCTTCACTCGCGAGAGCGCCACAGATGAAATCGCCGGCGCAGAGCGCCCACAGCGAAATACAACACAACGCGCAATGCAGCTTCATGCCGCCGAAGATGTTTTTCATCCCTGAAACCCTACCCGTTCCCCTGACGAGTGACCGCGCATTCCCTGGCACGGGGCGTGACCGCCACAGAGAACGATACCACGGGGGCCGTTCCTGTCAAGAAGAATTGACTTGGATTGGACTTAGGGCAAGTCGGCCCTTGGCAAACTGGCTGGACACAGGGGATTCTGTCAGAGTAATTCGGCCATCTGTCGGCCCTGAATTCACAGATGCGACGCATCAGTTATTCTTGAGCTGCTTCAAAGTCACATCAAATGAGCATCGGGCCGCCGCTAGAAATTGAAGTGGATCTGTTTTGAGTTCGTTCATCCCCGACAATGGCGGCAGTGCGTCTTTGGCCATGTTGTCGCCCGCCGAAATGGCCCGGCTCGTGGCCGAGAAAGACTGGTCGCAAACTCCCCTCGGGCCGAGGGAGCAGTGGCCGTTGAACCTGCGCGTGGTGGTTGACCTGCTGCTCGCGCATCCGAACCCGATCATTCTGCTGTGGGGGCCGGATCTCGTACAGATCTATAACGACGGCTATCGAGTCATCGCTGGTACAAAACATCCTTCAGCGCTCGGTCAGCCGACAAAAGAGTGCTGGCCGGAAGTCTGGGACTTCGTGGCCCCGCTGTACCGTCAGGTGATGGAACAGGGAAAAGCGGTCTCGATTGAAGAATCGCTGGTTCGACTGATTCGCAGCGGCGACGAGCCGGAAGACGCCTACATCAGCGCTTCTTACGGACCAGTCTGGGGGGAAAACGGTCATGTCGCCGGCATCTTCACCACCGTGCATGACGCGACTGAAAAGGTGCAAGTCGAGCAGGCACGGCGGGAGAGCGAAGCGCGGTCGCGGTTACTTACGCAAGTCGTCAATCACTCGCCTGACTTCATTGGCGTTTCAGACGTGGAGGGCCGGGTTGTCTATGCCAATGACGTCGCGCTGCGGTTGGTGGGCCTGACGATGGCCGAAACCGTCGACTACGCCGTGCCTGACTACTTCGTCGAGCGCGAACTGATTCGGGATGTCGTGCTGCCGGCCGTGCTGCGGGATGGCCGCTGGGCCGGCGAAGTGCACTTGCGGAACATCAAGGCCGGGACATCGGTGCCGGTGAACTATGACGTGTTTCGAGTAGACGACCCGGAAACCGGCCAGCCCCTCAGCTTCGCCACGATCATGCATGATCTGACGCCGGAGAAGCAGGCACAGGCGGAACTCGCGGAGGCGCGACGCCGGGTCGAAGCCGCGCTGATGGCCGGGGAAGTCGGCACTTATTACTGGGACATTCTGGCTGATCGGGTGTTTGGCGACCGTAACTTTATTCCCATCTTCGGAGTCCCGCTCGACGAGCAGAACTCGGCTCCGCTATCGGCTTTCGTGAACGCGATCCATCCTGACGACCGCGATCGGGTGTCGACGTTGATTCAGCAGACGCTCGAAACCGATATCCCCTTCAAAGCGGAATATCGGATTGTGAATGCTCGCGGCGAGCGCTGGGTCATCGCCCGCGGTCAGGTGGAGCGGGATGCACAAGGCCGCCCGTGCGGCTGGGCCGGGGTGATTGTCGATATCACAGAGCGGAAACAGGCGGGCGAGCGACTTTCCGAAAGCGAACAGCAACTGCGGCTCGTCACCGATCACATCCCCGCGCTGGTCGGATACATCGACAGCGAGATGCGATACCAGTTTGTGAATTCTGCATATCACCGCTGGTTTGGGACGCCGGCCGACAAGATCGTCGGCCACACCGTCTCCGAGATCCTCGGACAAGAGCAACTGCAGAAGCGATTACCTTACATCCAGACGGCACTGCAGGGAGAACGCGTCACCTTCGAGACGAGTTTCGAGTTGCCCGACGGCGGCGAACTGTTCACGCTCAGCAGCTATGTGCCCGACATTGAGGGAGACGTCGTCAAGGGCTTCTATGTCTTCGGTCTGGACATCACCGCGCGCAAGGCCGCGGAAGACGCGCTGCGGGAAAGTGAAGCACGGTTTCGACTCATCGCCGACACGATGCCGCAGATCGCGTGGGTCACTCGGCCCGACGGCTATCACGAGTACTACAACCGCCGCTGGTACGATTACATCGGCGTCGATTTCGAAAAATCCAAAGGGGACCAATGGGCCGACCCGTTGCATCCCGACGACCGCGAACGTTCCCGCGTGCGCTGGCAGCATTCGCTGGAAACCGGCGAGCCCTACGAAATCGAATACCGCTTTCGTCGCTATGACGGCGAGTATCGCTGGTTTCTCGGTCTGGCGCTCCCGGCCCGTGATGCCCAGGGAACCATCGTGAAATGGTACGGCACATGCACCGACATTCACGAGCAGAAGCAGTTCCTTGAAGAGCGTGACAGCCTGCTGGAATCGGAACGTGCAGCACGTGGCATCGCCGAACGGGCGAGCCTGATGAAAGACGAATTCCTCGCGACTCTCAGTCACGAACTGCGAACGCCGCTGAACGCGATCCTCGGCTGGTCGCAGTTGCTGAAAATCGGTCCGACCGATCCGGTTGAACTCGCCGAAGGGCTGGAAGTCATCGAGCGAAACGCCCATTCGCAGGCGCAGATTATCGAGGATCTGCTGGATATGAGCCGCATTGTCAGCGGCAAGGTGCGGCTCGAAGTCCGTCCCCTCGATCTGGCGGCAGCCGTACAGGCAGCGCTCGCGACCGTGCGACCCGCGGCGGAGAGCAAAGGAGTGCGACTGCAATCGGTACTGGACCCGTTGGACGGAGTCGCCATCAACGGCGACGCCAATCGTCTGCATCAGGTTTTCTGGAATCTGCTCAGCAACGCCGTGAAGTTCACCCCGAAAGCGGGCCGTGTGCATGTGGTGCTGTCGCGAGTGAATTCGCACGTCGAAATTAGCGTTAACGACACCGGAGAGGGGATCGATCCGGAGTTTCTGCCGTATGTGTTCGACAAGTTTCGTCAGGCGGATGCATCAACAACTCGTCGGCATGGAGGACTGGGCCTCGGCTTGTCCATCGTGAAGCAACTGGTCGAACTGCACGGCGGCTCTGTGCGCGTGCATAGTGAAGGGAAAGGACAGGGCTCGACCTTTACCGTTGCGTTGCCGCTGATGCCGTTGCAGCCGGACGCTCTTTCAGACGAAAAACAACGGCATCCCCGCGCGCACGGAGGGGCCGCGATCAAGCTGGCGGCCGGCGTGCGGATTTCCGGTCTGCGAGTCCTTGTTGTCGACGACGAGCCGGATGCCAGGCTGATGGTCAAACGCCTGCTCGAAAATCATCAGGCAGTCGTGACGCTGGCCGCGACCGCAGGCGAAGCGCTCGAAGCCTTGCGCCATGCTGCGTTCGATGTCCTCGTGAGTGACATTGGCATGCCACGAGAAGACGGCTATTCGCTCATCAGAAAAATTCGGGCGTTAGACCCCTCGCAAGGGGGGCATCTTCCCGCCATCGCTCTCACGGCCTACGCCCGGGCGGAAGACCGCATCAA from the Planctomicrobium piriforme genome contains:
- a CDS encoding PAS domain-containing hybrid sensor histidine kinase/response regulator, giving the protein MSSFIPDNGGSASLAMLSPAEMARLVAEKDWSQTPLGPREQWPLNLRVVVDLLLAHPNPIILLWGPDLVQIYNDGYRVIAGTKHPSALGQPTKECWPEVWDFVAPLYRQVMEQGKAVSIEESLVRLIRSGDEPEDAYISASYGPVWGENGHVAGIFTTVHDATEKVQVEQARRESEARSRLLTQVVNHSPDFIGVSDVEGRVVYANDVALRLVGLTMAETVDYAVPDYFVERELIRDVVLPAVLRDGRWAGEVHLRNIKAGTSVPVNYDVFRVDDPETGQPLSFATIMHDLTPEKQAQAELAEARRRVEAALMAGEVGTYYWDILADRVFGDRNFIPIFGVPLDEQNSAPLSAFVNAIHPDDRDRVSTLIQQTLETDIPFKAEYRIVNARGERWVIARGQVERDAQGRPCGWAGVIVDITERKQAGERLSESEQQLRLVTDHIPALVGYIDSEMRYQFVNSAYHRWFGTPADKIVGHTVSEILGQEQLQKRLPYIQTALQGERVTFETSFELPDGGELFTLSSYVPDIEGDVVKGFYVFGLDITARKAAEDALRESEARFRLIADTMPQIAWVTRPDGYHEYYNRRWYDYIGVDFEKSKGDQWADPLHPDDRERSRVRWQHSLETGEPYEIEYRFRRYDGEYRWFLGLALPARDAQGTIVKWYGTCTDIHEQKQFLEERDSLLESERAARGIAERASLMKDEFLATLSHELRTPLNAILGWSQLLKIGPTDPVELAEGLEVIERNAHSQAQIIEDLLDMSRIVSGKVRLEVRPLDLAAAVQAALATVRPAAESKGVRLQSVLDPLDGVAINGDANRLHQVFWNLLSNAVKFTPKAGRVHVVLSRVNSHVEISVNDTGEGIDPEFLPYVFDKFRQADASTTRRHGGLGLGLSIVKQLVELHGGSVRVHSEGKGQGSTFTVALPLMPLQPDALSDEKQRHPRAHGGAAIKLAAGVRISGLRVLVVDDEPDARLMVKRLLENHQAVVTLAATAGEALEALRHAAFDVLVSDIGMPREDGYSLIRKIRALDPSQGGHLPAIALTAYARAEDRIKTIAAGFQLHLVKPVDPVELVSMVAAISGRTGA